A genomic segment from Aegilops tauschii subsp. strangulata cultivar AL8/78 chromosome 1, Aet v6.0, whole genome shotgun sequence encodes:
- the LOC109754663 gene encoding uncharacterized protein, with amino-acid sequence MSSSSFSKARFEGKGVGGGGAGRSISLAASRAKLAAATASAKKAAATTASGRGKGKGKAAKKVFSLTGQKFDIPEEREPLRIFYESLSKQIPSSDMAEFWLMEHGLLSPERAKKAYDRKLKRQQQIKSGTPIKSSNSNTVSKHNNNKPAETWKKPAPVVSSSSTARHNTDHTAAKAKRRVEYSSDDDDKEFIVKLKRPNFNSNSNSSSRGG; translated from the exons AtgtcgtcctcctccttctccaagGCCAGATTcgag GGTAAAGGAGTAGGAGGCGGCGGAGCCGGGAGATCCATATCGCTGGCCGCCTCCAGGGCCAAGCTCGCCGCGGCCACCGCCAGCGCCAAGAAAGCAGCTGCTACTACAGCTAGCGGGCGgggcaagggcaagggcaaggccgCCAAGAAGGTCTTCTCCCTCACCGGCCAGAAGTTCGATATCCCAGAGGAG AGGGAGCCCCTTCGGATCTTCTACGAATCGCTCTCCAAGCAGATCCCATCCAGCGACATGGCCGAATTCTG GTTAATGGAGCATGGGCTGTTATCTCCGGAGAGAGCCAAGAAAGCCTATGACAGAAAGCTCAAACGGCAGCAGCAGATCAAATCAGGGACCCCGATCAAGTCGTCAAATTCCAACACTGTCAGCAAACACAACAACAACAAACCTGCAGAGACCTGGAAGAAACCGGCACCAGTGGTTTCTTCTTCTTCCACAGCGCGTCACAACACGGATCATACCGCCGCCAAGGCCAAGAGAAGAGTCGAGTACagcagcgacgacgacgacaaaGAATTCATTGTCAAGCTCAAGAGACCCAATTTCAACTCCAACTCCAACTCCAGTTCCAGGGGTGGCTGA